A genomic window from Leptolyngbya sp. BL0902 includes:
- a CDS encoding Hsp70 family protein — protein sequence MTLAIDFGTSNTVVTRWNTALQQPETIALPGLSALLGNDPPLIPSLAYVEQLGVDGLVVGQAVRDRGLDVVTDPRFFRNVKRGIGVPWRGFLPEIEGQTITFDQVGQWFLEAVLTEAKAQTGERDSLVFTVPVDSFEAYRLWLGELAERLDFGQVQMIDEPTAAALGYGLTQEKTLLVMDFGGGTLDWSLVQLVAPVEKAPMGFLLKWGRKGADQPSAQKPQTARVLAKAGENLGGADIDNWLVDYFHKTQNLPMTALTQRLAERLKIRLSEAATAQEAYFDAENFDTYDLSLSRDQFGQILQQHQFFDRLEASLNQVLQQARRQGVAPEDIEAVLLVGGTAQIPAVQTWVQQRFPADKIKASRPFEAVAQGALQVGLGLEVSDFLYHSYGIRYWDRRNNAHGWHPIIPQGQPYPMALPVELTLGASVEKQPSIELIIGELGEATTQTEVYFENGRLVTRQLTEANRTIQPLNDKDGARTIAQLNPPGFPGSDRVRVLFSVDADRLLRITVEDILTGDTLLSNQAVVKLS from the coding sequence ATGACCCTCGCTATCGATTTTGGCACCAGCAACACCGTTGTTACCCGATGGAATACAGCCCTCCAGCAGCCGGAAACCATCGCTCTGCCTGGGTTAAGTGCCCTGTTAGGAAACGACCCTCCCCTCATCCCCAGCTTGGCCTATGTAGAACAGCTTGGGGTGGATGGCCTAGTGGTGGGGCAGGCGGTGCGGGATCGCGGCCTAGATGTCGTCACCGATCCGCGTTTCTTTCGCAATGTGAAACGGGGCATTGGCGTTCCCTGGCGCGGCTTTTTGCCAGAAATCGAGGGTCAAACCATCACCTTTGACCAAGTGGGGCAGTGGTTTCTAGAGGCTGTCCTTACCGAGGCCAAGGCCCAAACGGGAGAGCGCGACAGTCTAGTATTCACCGTGCCCGTAGACAGCTTTGAAGCCTACCGCCTGTGGCTGGGGGAACTCGCGGAGCGGCTAGACTTTGGCCAAGTGCAGATGATTGACGAACCCACCGCAGCGGCCCTGGGCTATGGCCTAACCCAGGAGAAAACCCTGCTAGTGATGGACTTTGGCGGCGGCACGTTGGATTGGTCGCTGGTGCAGTTGGTTGCCCCGGTGGAGAAAGCACCCATGGGGTTTCTGCTGAAGTGGGGCCGCAAAGGGGCCGATCAACCCAGTGCCCAAAAGCCCCAAACCGCCCGGGTGCTAGCCAAGGCGGGGGAGAATCTGGGCGGGGCCGACATCGACAACTGGCTGGTGGATTACTTCCACAAAACCCAGAACCTACCGATGACAGCCCTCACCCAGCGGTTGGCGGAGCGGCTGAAAATTCGGCTGTCTGAAGCCGCTACCGCCCAAGAAGCCTACTTTGACGCCGAGAATTTTGATACCTACGACCTCAGCCTCAGCCGCGACCAGTTCGGCCAAATTCTGCAACAGCACCAGTTTTTTGACCGTCTAGAGGCCAGCCTCAACCAGGTGCTTCAGCAGGCCCGTCGTCAGGGGGTGGCCCCAGAGGATATCGAAGCCGTCCTGCTAGTGGGAGGAACGGCCCAAATCCCTGCTGTGCAAACCTGGGTGCAGCAGCGCTTTCCTGCCGACAAGATTAAAGCCAGCCGACCCTTCGAGGCCGTAGCCCAGGGGGCGCTGCAAGTGGGCCTGGGGCTAGAGGTGTCTGACTTTCTCTACCACAGCTATGGCATCCGCTACTGGGATCGGCGCAACAATGCCCACGGCTGGCATCCCATCATTCCCCAGGGCCAGCCCTACCCCATGGCCCTGCCCGTGGAATTGACTCTGGGCGCGTCGGTGGAAAAACAGCCCAGCATCGAGCTAATCATTGGCGAACTGGGGGAAGCCACCACCCAAACCGAGGTCTATTTTGAAAACGGTCGCCTCGTCACCCGCCAACTCACCGAGGCCAACCGCACCATCCAGCCCCTCAACGACAAAGACGGTGCCCGCACCATTGCCCAACTCAACCCGCCCGGATTTCCCGGCAGCGACCGGGTGCGGGTGCTGTTCTCTGTGGATGCGGATCGCCTCCTGCGGATTACCGTGGAAGATATCCTTACGGGCGATACCCTCCTGAGCAATCAGGCCGTCGTCAAGCTCAGCTAG
- a CDS encoding calcium/sodium antiporter yields MIVAILLLIAGGGLLLVGAESLVKGASRLAGLLGISPLIVGLTVVAYGTSAPEMAVSIQSSLAGQGDIALGNVIGSNIFNVLVILGLSALVAPLVVAQQLIRLDVPIMIGVSALLLIFSLDQRLQPSDGVILLVGGAVYTVFLIYLSRRENNAEVQAEYDQEYGLKEASQDNWLINLGWMGLGLGTLVLGSRLFINGAVAIATAIGVSELVIGLTIVAAGTSLPELATSVVATLRGERDIAVGNVVGSNIFNILTVLGVTSLVSGTGIAIPNAVINFDLPVMVAVAVACIPIFATGNVISRWEGVLFSGYYVAYATYLILRAADHSHLGLFSQIMLLFVIPITVITLATVLVRTWPHKPSSDRS; encoded by the coding sequence ATGATCGTTGCCATCCTTTTGCTAATTGCTGGGGGCGGACTGTTGCTCGTAGGAGCCGAATCCTTGGTAAAGGGTGCGTCCCGGCTGGCGGGGCTGCTGGGTATTTCCCCGCTGATTGTCGGCCTCACGGTGGTGGCCTACGGCACCAGTGCCCCGGAGATGGCGGTGAGTATTCAGTCTAGTTTGGCTGGCCAGGGGGATATCGCCCTTGGCAACGTCATCGGCAGCAACATTTTTAACGTTCTGGTCATCCTGGGGCTGTCCGCCTTGGTGGCTCCGTTGGTGGTGGCCCAGCAGCTTATTCGTCTGGATGTACCCATCATGATCGGAGTTTCAGCCCTGCTGTTGATCTTCTCCCTAGATCAGCGCCTCCAGCCCTCCGATGGGGTGATTCTGCTGGTGGGCGGTGCGGTCTACACCGTGTTTTTGATCTACCTTAGTCGTCGCGAAAATAATGCTGAGGTGCAGGCCGAATACGACCAGGAGTACGGCCTCAAAGAAGCCTCCCAGGACAACTGGCTGATCAACCTGGGCTGGATGGGCCTGGGTTTGGGGACGCTAGTGCTGGGGTCACGGCTGTTCATCAATGGAGCCGTTGCCATTGCCACAGCCATTGGGGTTAGTGAACTGGTGATTGGGCTGACGATTGTGGCGGCGGGTACGTCTCTGCCAGAACTGGCGACCTCCGTCGTCGCTACCCTGCGCGGCGAACGTGACATTGCGGTGGGCAACGTAGTAGGCAGCAACATTTTTAATATTTTGACCGTGCTAGGCGTGACCTCCCTGGTTTCCGGCACCGGGATAGCAATTCCCAATGCGGTGATCAACTTTGACCTACCCGTGATGGTGGCGGTGGCGGTGGCCTGTATTCCCATTTTTGCCACGGGCAACGTTATTTCGCGTTGGGAAGGGGTGCTGTTTAGCGGCTACTATGTCGCCTATGCCACCTACCTCATTCTGCGGGCGGCAGACCATAGCCACCTGGGCCTGTTTAGCCAAATCATGCTGCTGTTTGTCATTCCCATCACCGTGATTACCCTAGCCACCGTCCTGGTTCGCACCTGGCCTCACAAGCCATCCTCTGACCGATCCTAG
- a CDS encoding Npun_F5749 family FMN-dependent PPOX-type flavoprotein, producing MSDFGTAVVSPDPLAPWRSPLARALHRNRSKPHSRYAQLATLSANGRPTNRTVVFRGFYDGNNALMFVTDIRSAKVADVTQHPWGELCWYFTQTREQFRLAGAIHLVTAATEDPTLRQARQERWEALSEASRQSFYWPDPGHSRCDDPAAFEPSPAVDNLLDPPPSFSLGFLQPDAVDHLELRGSPQNRTQYQRLEDGTWTMQAVNP from the coding sequence ATGTCTGATTTTGGAACGGCTGTTGTGAGCCCCGATCCCCTCGCCCCCTGGCGCAGCCCCTTAGCTAGGGCATTGCACCGCAACCGCAGTAAGCCCCACAGCCGCTATGCCCAGTTAGCGACCCTGTCGGCCAACGGACGCCCCACCAACCGCACCGTAGTCTTTCGCGGCTTTTACGACGGCAACAATGCCCTGATGTTTGTGACCGATATCCGCAGCGCCAAGGTAGCGGATGTGACCCAACATCCCTGGGGAGAACTCTGCTGGTACTTTACCCAAACCCGCGAACAGTTCCGCCTCGCTGGAGCCATTCACCTCGTCACCGCCGCCACCGAAGACCCCACCCTGCGCCAAGCCCGCCAGGAACGCTGGGAGGCGCTTTCCGAGGCCAGCCGTCAGTCCTTCTATTGGCCGGATCCGGGACATTCCCGCTGCGACGATCCCGCTGCCTTTGAGCCGTCCCCAGCGGTGGACAACTTACTCGACCCACCACCTAGCTTCAGCCTAGGCTTCCTTCAGCCCGATGCGGTCGATCATCTAGAACTGCGGGGAAGCCCCCAAAACCGCACCCAATACCAGCGATTAGAGGATGGCACCTGGACGATGCAGGCGGTGAACCCCTAG
- a CDS encoding CAAD domain-containing protein: MSTDFQSDTAFSEPEKPMVDLKDSESTAEALGDEATRQIKQAWEKVSSLLGDLPDYVSQFFKQYRRPIVTIGLIVAAIIAVKIVLALLDAINDLPLLAPTFELIGLFYTGWFLYRYLLKASNRQELLDDISTIRDQVLGKN, encoded by the coding sequence ATGAGCACAGATTTTCAGTCGGATACCGCCTTCTCAGAACCGGAAAAGCCCATGGTAGACCTCAAAGACTCCGAATCCACCGCCGAAGCGCTGGGCGATGAAGCCACTCGGCAAATTAAGCAAGCGTGGGAAAAAGTGTCTAGCCTGCTGGGCGATCTACCCGATTACGTCTCTCAGTTTTTTAAGCAGTATCGTCGGCCCATTGTCACCATCGGCTTGATTGTGGCGGCCATCATCGCGGTCAAAATTGTCCTGGCCCTGCTGGATGCCATCAACGATCTGCCCCTGTTGGCCCCCACCTTCGAGTTAATCGGCCTGTTCTACACCGGGTGGTTCCTCTATCGCTATCTGCTGAAAGCCTCCAACCGTCAGGAACTGCTGGACGATATCTCCACCATTCGGGATCAGGTGCTCGGCAAAAACTAG
- a CDS encoding SDR family oxidoreductase: MKALVAGATGETGSRIVAQLIQRGIPVKALVRDIAAAQAKLPPEVELVQGSVGNKASLQAALEGCTVLLSATGARPSLDPTGPYQVDYDGTKNLVDAAKAAGIEHFVMVSSLCVSKLFHPLNLFWLVLYWKKQAEAYLQRSGLTFTIVRPGGLKNDDDDARPLVMAPADTLFEGSLPRMKVAEVCVEALFEPAARNRIVEIVAQEDATPQAMAELFAALTP; the protein is encoded by the coding sequence GTGAAAGCATTGGTTGCCGGAGCCACCGGGGAAACAGGATCGCGGATTGTGGCGCAGCTCATCCAGCGTGGAATTCCCGTCAAAGCCTTGGTGCGAGACATTGCCGCTGCCCAGGCCAAACTGCCCCCAGAGGTGGAACTGGTGCAGGGCAGTGTGGGCAACAAAGCCAGTCTGCAAGCGGCCCTAGAGGGCTGTACTGTGCTGCTGTCGGCCACGGGTGCCCGCCCCAGCCTCGACCCCACTGGGCCGTACCAGGTGGATTATGACGGCACCAAAAACCTGGTAGACGCCGCCAAGGCGGCAGGTATCGAGCATTTTGTGATGGTGTCGTCGCTGTGCGTGTCCAAGCTTTTCCATCCGCTCAACCTGTTTTGGCTGGTGCTGTACTGGAAAAAACAGGCGGAAGCCTACCTCCAACGCAGCGGCCTCACCTTCACCATCGTTCGCCCCGGTGGCCTCAAAAACGACGATGACGACGCCCGCCCCCTGGTGATGGCCCCCGCCGATACCCTGTTTGAGGGCAGTCTGCCCCGGATGAAGGTGGCGGAGGTGTGCGTGGAGGCCCTGTTTGAACCCGCCGCCCGCAACCGCATTGTGGAAATTGTGGCCCAGGAAGACGCAACGCCCCAGGCTATGGCCGAACTCTTTGCCGCCCTCACCCCCTAG